One genomic segment of Belonocnema kinseyi isolate 2016_QV_RU_SX_M_011 chromosome 2, B_treatae_v1, whole genome shotgun sequence includes these proteins:
- the LOC117182570 gene encoding uncharacterized protein LOC117182570, producing MTDVDLFPRVERTLLDSCSNANLMTQKFLNSLQLPTKQCFVNIGAVDDTSTVSEKYVKATFFSTYNNTEHQLNFLIVPKIVNKVPNETFPREKFNIPKNIKLADPQFHVPRPIDVLLASGPTMSSLAIGQIKLASGNSKITLQKTSFGWIVAGGSMNSSPLNSASCNVVKLDQLLERFLTIEDLDYQPVKSRDDVMCEEHYVKNTTRDSSGRYTVRLPFRPGNFELGSTKRQALHQFYSLERKFEANPHFRAEYEKEMNGYIELGHMTLCEDDNDDGYYIPHHAVIKETSDTYKHRVVYNASANSTTGTSLNQLLLTGPTIQKPLHHQLLSFRTHPYVVTADIEKMYRQIWIHPDDRKFQKIFWYHEGKIRTFTLNNVTFGVKCAPFLAIRTLHQLAKDEEANFPRASRLLRSDFYVDDFLSGADTLDDIMAIRDEMINLLRRGGFVIRKWASNHPSALDNIDRKIFDLDCGIQGESAKKTFGVVWDSKRDIFTYVVNPQNSQSTSTNRKLLSQIAKIFDPLGLVGPLILHTKTLIQECWRAKITWDESLPQDIHTKWIVVADQLPRLKEIVFPRYVGCPDPISFEIHGFCDASMYGYGACLFIRSSDSLGNVTIRLACSKSKVASLSHHTIPRLELAGASLLKRLYVESKDQLSFPVKRRVLPHSTSRGFRHSYRKLN from the coding sequence ATGACTGATGTCGACCTATTCCCACGCGTCGAACGCACATTATTAGATTCATGTTCAAACGCGAATTTAATGACTCAAAAATTTCTTAATAGCTTACAGTTGCCAACTAAACAGTGTTTTGTTAATATCGGAGCAGTTGACGATACGAGCACTGTTTCGGAAAAATATGTCAAAGCTACTTTCTTTTCAACTTACAATAATACTGAACatcaattaaatttcttgatcgtaccaaaaatcgTCAACAAAGTGCCGAATGAAACTTTTCCTCGAGAGAAATTTAACATTCCCAAGAATATAAAACTAGCCGATCCGCAATTTCATGTTCCTAGGCCTATTGACGTTCTTTTAGCGTCTGGTCCCACAATGTCTTCTTTGGCAATCGGTCAGATCAAATTAGCTAGTGGAAATTCCAAAATCACTCTCCAGAAAACTTCGTTCGGTTGGATAGTTGCTGGTGGTTCAATGAACAGCAGCCCTCTTAACTCTGCTTCATGCAACGTCGTAAAACTGGATCAGCTGTTAGAAAGGTTCTTAACTATTGAAGATCTTGACTATCAGCCGGTCAAGTCTCGCGACGACGTAATGTGCGAAGAACATTACGTTAAAAATACAACTCGCGATAGTTCAGGCCGTTACACCGTTCGTTTACCCTTCCGCCCTGGCAATTTCGAATTAGGTTCGACTAAAAGGCAAGCTCTACACCAATTCTATTCTCTAGAAAGAAAATTTGAGGCGAATCCCCATTTCCGAGCCGAGTATGAAAAGGAAATGAACGGGTATATAGAGTTAGGCCACATGACCTTGTGCGAGGACGACAACGATGATGGGTATTACATACCTCATCACGCAGTTATAAAGGAAACAAGCGATACCTATAAGCATAGAGTAGTATACAACGCATCCGCAAATTCCACAACCGGTACTTCCCTAAATCAACTTTTGCTGACCGGCCCCACAATTCAAAAGCCCTTACATCATCAACTGTTGAGTTTCCGTACTCACCCTTACGTCGTTACTGCAgacatagaaaaaatgtatcgTCAAATTTGGATTCACCCTGAcgatagaaaatttcagaaaattttctggTATCACGAGGGAAAAATTAGGACCTTTACACTGAATAATGTCACCTTCGGAGTAAAGTGCGCACCTTTCTTAGCGATTCGCACCCTTCATCAGCTTGCTAAGGATGAAGAGGCTAATTTTCCCCGAGCTTCCCGTCTGCTTCGTAGCGACTTCTACGTCGATGATTTTCTCTCAGGCGCTGATACCTTGGACGATATCATGGCAATTCGTGATGAAATGATAAACCTTCTAAGGCGTGGAGGGTTTGTCATTCGAAAATGGGCGTCTAATCATCCGTCCGCGTTAGATAACATTGATAGGAAAATTTTCGATTTAGATTGCGGAATCCAGGGAGAATCTGCAAAGAAAACCTTTGGAGTTGTGTGGGATTCTAAACGAGATATCTTCACGTATGTGGTGAATCCACAAAATTCTCAATCCACTTCCACCAACAGAAAATTGTTATCTCAGATAGCGAAGATTTTCGATCCCTTAGGCTTGGTCGGCCCTTTAATTCTTCATACCAAAACTCTGATTCAAGAGTGTTGGCGAGCAAAAATTACTTGGGACGAGTCGTTGCCTCAAGACATCCACACAAAATGGATCGTGGTAGCTGATCAACTTCCAAGATTGAAGGAGATCGTATTTCCTCGATATGTGGGATGCCCAGATCCCATTTCTTTCGAAATACATGGTTTCTGCGATGCGTCTATGTATGGATATGGCGCATGTCTGTTCATTCGTTCAAGCGATTCGTTAGGGAACGTTACTATAAGGCTAGCTTGTAGTAAATCCAAGGTCGCTTCTCTGAGTCATCACACAATACCTCGACTAGAGTTAGCTGGTGCTTCTCTTTTAAAGAGATTGTACGTCGAATCTAAGGATCAGCTGAGTTTTCCTGTCAAGCGGAGAGTTTTACCGCACAGTACGTCACGCGGTTTCCGACATTcgtacagaaaattgaactag